The Sesamum indicum cultivar Zhongzhi No. 13 linkage group LG6, S_indicum_v1.0, whole genome shotgun sequence genomic interval GAATCACCTTTGAATAAGAAGGATGTCTAGGATCGAGATTTAAGAAATCTTCATGCATAACTTTTACATCTAGGCCGAGTTAAGTTTGTCATCTTTGATGCAATAATCAACTAAAGATGTCAAGAAGAAACAGTTATTAATTGGTAGACTGCTTCCCATGTTTTGGATAAAGCAGAACACTGAAGAGAAAATACAAcagcaaagagaaaagaggaGTTGGATCCCATTGGGAGAAATAAGCATCGTCACATCAagcaaaatattcaaattagagTATGGACTGGTCGACATCAACAAATGATGCAATGGATACTTGTGGCTCCAGCCAGTTTGACATTATCTTTCAAGCGCTTAACCCTTTCCTTGTTAAGTTCACAAGCTAAAATTTTTCCCTCGCCCTTCATAAGAGCAGCAAGGTGCACTGTTTTGTTCCCAGGAGCTGAACAGGCATCAATGACCTTCAAAGAAACGGTCTTGTGTTAGGCAATAACAACTGTGAAATtagaaaactatatatatatatatgaggatCTACTAGTACCACACCTCCCATCCAGGTTTGGGTCCAAGAGCTACAGCAGCCATAGAGCTTGCCTTTCCctgaaacaaaaaagatacttATACTTCCTATTCGTGGTACTTACTCTTCCAATTAACAGTCACAAAAGCATTAATAAGACGCTTTAACCTCCGGACAGTTGGTACCTGCAAGAAAATACTTCCATTCATCACTAGGGGATGATTGTGTAAATCAGCACCTGGTGGGAGAATCAATAGGTCTGGGACTATGTCATCCTTTTGGACCTGAGTGGTAGAGGCAACAGCAACACAACTTCATGTATGAGATAAACATGTAATTAATCTTGCAGGCAAAAGGTTACATCAATTATGTGATTAATCTAGTAAGAGTAACCCttggtttttattttccaaaagtACAGATTATGTAGCCATTATCACAACTATCTTCTTTTGCAACAATCTAGTGTCACTCTTCCCCAAACCTCTACCCTCTCACCTTCCTTGTCTGAGGTCTTCTTCGTTTTTGGTTTTATATGAAACATTTCTACAACATTTTCTGGTTTTATATGAAACATTTCTacaacatttttttcctaatcgACAATTTTCTGCTCATTGACATCCGAACAAAGTCACAGGTTTTGCACTGCTCTTGATGAAGAAGCGTAATACATGAGAAATAGCTTAACTGTAAAGTGTACTGATTTAAAGAAAAGATCATACGGCATATTGTTGTCTTAATTCGCGTATGGCAAACTCCGTATCTATCTTCAGAGTATTCACACGAACATAACGAGGTTTCTGCAATTCTGCAGAGACAGATGATTAAGTTCAGGGAAAAAACTGAAGAGCTATATAATACTTAAATCTGTGATGTACTGGTTCTTTGGTGCATTTCCTCCGACACATGGaaaaaaaagtgtttgaaACAGAGAAAATTTTCTGTATATAGATGCCCCAGCTTGGTTATGGCATAGATTTTACAGCCTGCTATTGTGAGAAATGCACAATGCCTACCAAATCCAAACCAAACTACAAATACAACAAACCTTGAAAAAAGATGGTGGTCATTCTTCAATTTCAAACTACATTCTCAGAAATCCTTGATAatgtcatatttttaaaatcggATTCGGTATAAGAGTAAAAATGTTCACCAGATGCAGGAAACTACCAGGAGTTTATATACCAGAAACTTTATCAAGAGCCACCAAGTCTTCTACATCTTTCACCCCCTTGCGCCTTAAAATCCGTGATAGAGCTGATTGTAATGCATCTTTTTTTAGCATGAGATACTTCTCGGCATCACCAGTAAATGAACCTTTCTAGAAATAGATATTCAAGTCAACAATTTAGaagaaacatgaaaatatAGCAATGCCAATGCCAGGAGAAATACCCTCATGGGGGATtgcagaaaataaacaaatcaacaGCAAGGACACATGAATCACCTAAAACTACTCAGATCCTCAtgaggaaagaaaaaggaagtgGCAAAGAGTCACCTGTCCAAAGAGTAAGTCATATGTGATGATATACATTAATTCTTTCTGCTTCTGTAGGAACGGACAccaataagtaaaaaattaagacaatATCAATATCAACAACATGGTCAAGAGCATACTATAAGTAAAACAGACGTaactacttttatataattaaatcaaaatgtGTTCTATCAGTTATTACCTTCCACTTGGCACTTAGAACATTTGCACCGTCCATGACATCCTTAATAAGTGAGAGATCTACAGATCCAAAGCAACAAACATTTTTAAGAGTGATTGACCGACCGTTGAAAGCTCGTTTAAGCTTTATTTGTCAACTTATCTCATGAACTTTAAACACCATTGAtgtactataattatttaagctCAGCTTGGTCTCAGCTCATTAAGCTAAAAAACTGTGAAGCATATCAACCAAACATGAAATTTAACCAAAGGTTCTTCCAGGCTGGTACGTcattaacaatatattaaaacaagtttgctgCTGTCTGCTCTGTAGATTCAATTACTCTCCTAATAACAAACAATTTTTCGTTCTTCCTAATTATTGTTCCAAATTGTTGCCACACTTATTATACAATTAAGTTGAGTGAGGAGTGTTGCTAACTTGCTACATACGCTTGAGAGTTTGGCAGACCAAGGCAAAAGTAGCCTTCTTGTTCCTGATGGAAGGGCTGTAAACAAGCGACTTAATCGAGCCGACGGCTCGGCGCCGAGCGTCCCCCTGGAGCATGCTGCGCAAGACCTTAGCGGCTTCTCTCCGAGCGAAGTAAGCCGATCGTTCGGCATTGCTTTGCCGCTTTTCTTCCGGCTTCCGTTCTTTAGCCGCCGATGTAACCGGATTTCTCCGAGCCATAGCTCACGCTTTGACAAAAAGCGGTGAAGatttttatgtcaatttttgaACAATCGCATGAACTTGAAAACGAAGCAGGGGAGTCCAGGGTTTAGGGTTTCTCCATATGGAAACGCGATTTCGGTTGCTTAAAACGACTTTTCAGTAAACacacaaaattcattttcatcccTACTTTTCGGACGGACTTCAAAATTATCCCTATCGTTTCAATTAACTTAAATTGGTCCATCCAAAGATTTTTCAATTACATGATTTCTCTGAACTACCCTTTGTGAAGTTTTATCTTTTGATGAAATCATTTTGTGTCACTCacatttaaatttctattgcaatttacacataaatttgtagaaaaaaactcaatttttttttcaaactagtTTTGcattaaagaatttaatattttgccaaaaataagtacttttagaaaaaaaataatatttttgtcaatatacTTTTACATTTAAGAAATTACTTTTGTAAACATATACTTTTGCacgaaagaaaaaattaatagttttgtcaaaatatatatgtaatgtcatgatatatttatttataaaatgatttagtcttgtttatatatttttctgtagcTCACTTTTTCGAAGTCAACTTTAacttaataagaaaaattatttagttttagcTATATTTCAAAAGTATCGAGTAaacttttttcaatattaacttttaaaaaggTTTGTTTGatgcataaattatattgttgttCCGACAAATTCTACATaatgttatataaaaatagttaataatttaaatattgtttactaaaaactaaataaatatatactttttgttGTTATCTTTGATAAATGAGAGCTCTTATCGTATATAACCTGTAAAATTATTGGGTCAAGACCACAAATTAGGCATACTAGCCCAGTCAATTAAGTGATGAGTTGACTCATCAGCAGGATGAATAAGTGCCCACTAGCAGGACGAGTAAAACCCATCAGCAAAGAAGAAAGATTCACAGGCTTATTTGCTAATTTACTAAACTGATTGGGCCAAGAAATAAGTTTATTTCAGTCGGACACGTCATCATACAGCTGTGAGAACACGTCATGTTGCTTGTCAACATCTTTGTGTACATCACCCTAAAATGTCTTCAGGTTGTTCTAGGTAAATTGATGATAAACGAGCTGAAAAAATCTGTAAATAACTAATTCCCAAAATTGTATGTAGATTTGCTAGGGTGCAGTCCAAGTCACGTATCTCAGtcaatatttatccaaatctaAAAAGATTTGTTGTGGATGAAAGCCAACTAGAATAGCTTTCTAATGACGTACGGAACTTAGTAATTAACCTCATATCCAATTTTGTACAAGCCTATAAATAAGAGGTCTTGTGTAGTTTTATGGTAACATCACACTTATTCTCAAACTCTCACTTTCTTGCATTATTTTCTCTCGATTTTTAGGCTATTTCAAGCCTATATTTTGCACTTCACATGAATATAATAGACCTTGTCACCATTTTAAActattattctcactttaattcaagttttttcctttttattttttcataaatcgTTACTGACTTAAGTATCAAAGTGCTAACCTCTGTTTTGCAGGGTAGTCCTCTGATAATTTTAGGACTTCCTTAAAATCCTTCAACCCTTATGGTGTTGCCAAATTTCTAGTAcgcatcaatatatatactaaataaataaaattcaacttaaaattaaataaaacatgtaatatttactCGTCTTTAACAATTACTAATATCTTTTTTCATGTACAAAACATATATTTCTCTGAACTTGAGGACTTATGTATAacgaaatataaatatatctaataattaaatatttattaacttaaaacTAAAGAAACACATATACTTACTAActattgatgaaaaaattattttttacatgcaAATTTATGTGCAACGGACTAAataatagttgaaattaaatgCGAGGGaacaaatatttaacataaaattttaagaagagtaattatggaattatttgatagaaaaattaatgtcgaaaatttattgaaaagactaatataaaattaatggaaaAGACAGAAATGACGTTGA includes:
- the LOC105164639 gene encoding probable 28S rRNA (cytosine-C(5))-methyltransferase isoform X2 translates to MDGANVLSAKWKKQKELMYIITYDLLFGQKGSFTGDAEKYLMLKKDALQSALSRILRRKGVKDVEDLVALDKVSELQKPRYVRVNTLKIDTEFAIRELRQQYAVQKDDIVPDLLILPPGADLHNHPLVMNGSIFLQGKASSMAAVALGPKPGWEVIDACSAPGNKTVHLAALMKGEGKILACELNKERVKRLKDNVKLAGATNVKVMHEDFLNLDPRHPSYSKVRAILLDPSCSGSGTAFERLDHLLPSHNAGGTDLVDIKRLRKLASFQKKVLEHALSFPAVERIVYSTCSIHQIENEDLVNSVLPIASSYGFQLATTFPQWPRRGLPTFDGAEHLLRTDLTIDKEGFFIALFVREGIHQPEDCSKNAENHAGSVTRKSSCRTRKPLNIFIAKMLKVSPHQQFTLWRKRAQAPAT
- the LOC105164639 gene encoding probable 28S rRNA (cytosine-C(5))-methyltransferase isoform X1 — translated: MARRNPVTSAAKERKPEEKRQSNAERSAYFARREAAKVLRSMLQGDARRRAVGSIKSLVYSPSIRNKKATFALVCQTLKHLSLIKDVMDGANVLSAKWKKQKELMYIITYDLLFGQKGSFTGDAEKYLMLKKDALQSALSRILRRKGVKDVEDLVALDKVSELQKPRYVRVNTLKIDTEFAIRELRQQYAVQKDDIVPDLLILPPGADLHNHPLVMNGSIFLQGKASSMAAVALGPKPGWEVIDACSAPGNKTVHLAALMKGEGKILACELNKERVKRLKDNVKLAGATNVKVMHEDFLNLDPRHPSYSKVRAILLDPSCSGSGTAFERLDHLLPSHNAGGTDLVDIKRLRKLASFQKKVLEHALSFPAVERIVYSTCSIHQIENEDLVNSVLPIASSYGFQLATTFPQWPRRGLPTFDGAEHLLRTDLTIDKEGFFIALFVREGIHQPEDCSKNAENHAGSVTRKSSCRTRKPLNIFIAKMLKVSPHQQFTLWRKRAQAPAT